The following coding sequences are from one Triticum dicoccoides isolate Atlit2015 ecotype Zavitan chromosome 4A, WEW_v2.0, whole genome shotgun sequence window:
- the LOC119286278 gene encoding RING-H2 finger protein ATL74-like produces MRRLSDAGEATPLVTPAAAAAAGGTLASPAAAGSNANFDANMVIILAALLCVLIFALGLNSVIRCVLHCGRRLAPSSSLAASATTARTTTSVHVQAGLKRKALRKIPVEVYGGAKSSGGALPATATECAICLGEFADGEKVRVLPRCHHGFHVRCIDMWLATHTSCPNCRASLAEDGAAAANGGGR; encoded by the coding sequence ATGCGGCGGCTCAGCGACGCAGGGGAGGCCACGCCGCTGGTCACCcccgcggcggccgcggcggcgggcggcaccTTGGCATCGCCGGCCGCTGCGGGGAGCAACGCCAACTTCGACGCCAACATGGTGATCATCCTGGCCGCGCTGCTCTGCGTTCTCATTTTCGCGCTTGGGCTCAACTCCGTCATCCGCTGCGTGCTCCACTGCGGCCGCCGGCTCGCGCCGTCGTCGAGCCTCGCGGCCAGCGCCACCACGGCGAGGACGACGACATCCGTGCACGTGCAGGcggggctcaagaggaaggcgctgAGGAAGATACCCGTGGAGGTGTACGGCGGAGCCAAGTCGTCCGGCGGCGCCCTCCCAGCCACGGCCACGGAGTGCGCCATCTGCCTCGGCGAGTTCGCCGACGGCGAGAAGGTACGCGTGCTCCCGCGGTGCCACCACGGATTCCACGTCCGCTGCATCGACATGTGGCTCGCTACGCACACCTCCTGCCCCAACTGCCGGGCCTCGCTCGCTGAGGACGGCGCCGCCGCTGCCAACGGCGGAGGGAGATAG